The sequence below is a genomic window from Natronorubrum halophilum.
GACCTCGCGCACGCGGACGAGGACGGCTACATCTGGTTCGAGGGCCGGGCCGACGACGTCATCCTCTCCTCGGGCTACCGCATCGGTCCCTTCGAGGTCGAGAGTTCGCTCGGCGAACACGAGGCCGTCGCCGAAGCCGCCGTCGTCCCGAAGCCACACCGGGAGCGAGGCAACATCGTGAAGGCCTACATCGTTCCCAGCGACGGTGTGACGCCGTCGGCGGACCTCGAGGAGGACATCACGAACCACGTGAAAACCGAACTGTCGGCCCACGAGTACCCCCGCGAGATCGAGTTCCGCGACGAACTCCCGAAAACGGTCACGGGGAAGATCCGCCGAACGGAGCTCCAGGATGAGACCGAAACGGACGCCGAGACGACCTGAGACGGACTAAAGCGAGCGCTCGATCCGTGCCGCCGACCGCTACTTCCGAGTCCGGCCACAGATTCGATCGGGACGTCACACGAGCAACAAGATACCGGTGTACCCCATTATCCCGGCGACGAACGCCCAGAATCGGCTCTCGCGATCCCTGGGAAGCTCCTCCTTGATCACGTTGAGGATGATGCCGCCGGACAAAAACGCGAGCAGGAGGCTGATGAGGATCTCGGGAAGGCCGACGAGGAGTCCGATCAGCGTTCCGACGAGGATCGCGCCGGCGAGCAGCCATCGGCCGACGCGATCGTAGACCTCCCGGTGGTGCTCGCGCAGACCGTAGTCGTTGACGACGAAGTGAAGCCCCATCGCCGTCCCGTAGAGCAACAGGCTCGAGAGGCCAGTCTCCTCCTGATGCAATAAGAGATAGCCGATGAGTGCGTTGTACGCGGTAAACGAGCCGATGTGTATCCAGAACACGCTCGCTCCAGAGTGGATCGTCGTCCCGTCGGTCGCCCGCCGGTCCGGCTCGCGACGCGATCGCCGAGCGATCTGCTCGAGTCCGTAAAAGAGCGTGAATCCGACGAGCGCCGCGATGAACAGGGATCGTTCGTGAGTCGCCTCGAGGACGATGTTCGTCGGTTCGACGGCTTCGACGACTCGGGATTGGTGGTCCGTGATCTCGGGGAGTAAGTGGACGAAAACGTACGCGACGGAGACGCCGCCACACAGCGAGAGCCAGCCGCTTCGAGGAACGCCCTGGAGGAATCGGAGTCGGCGGGCGCCGATGTGCACCGCCGCGAGACCGCTAGCGACGAGAACCACACCGACTATCGAGACCATCGTCGGATACTTCGAGAAGCGCGGTGATAAAGTACATCCAGTGTACGGGGAGCGTGCGAGCGGTGTGCGGGCAATATGCGAGTAGGATACGGGAAATGTGCGAGCAACGTACGGGAAGTGTGCGGGCAGCGCGTGGATGACGTTTCGCGAGCGTCCGAACGGCCAGGAGCTGTCAGCTGAATTTCTGAACGGTCACGTCGAGCGTATCGAGATCGACGATGGGCGCGTAGCCGGCGTCTGGATCGATGTTGACGCTCTTCTGAAAATCCGTCTGGGACTGCCAGCAGCCGGAGTTGATCGCGAGCACGTTGTGGTACTTCCCGAAGCCGAGTTTGTGGACGTGGCCGGTGTGGAAGATGTCGGGAACGTCCTCCATGATGAGGTAGTCCTGCTCTTCGGGTGCGAGTCGCGTGTGGCCGCCGAACTGCGGGGCGACGTGGCGCTTTTTGAGAAGGTGATACATCGCCTTGTGTGGCTCCTCGTAGCTCGCCTTCTCCTCGGGCAGTTCCGCGATCACTTCGTCCAGCGAGACGCCGTGGTACATCAGTATGGAGACGCCCTCGAGCGTCACCGTCGACGGATTGCTCACGATCCGCGGGTCGTGAGCCGACATGATCCCGCGGAGTTCCTCGTCGAACCCGGGCTGGGGCTCCGCGAGGCGAACTGCATCGTGATTTCCTGGAATCATGACGATCTCGATGTCGCCGGGAACCCGCTTGAGGTATTCGTTGAAGGCTTCGTACTGGTCGTAGATGTCGACGATGTCGAGCTCCTCGTCCTGATCGGGGTAGATACCGACGCCCTCGACCATGTCGCCCGCGATCAACAGGTACTCGACGTGCTGGGCTTGCTCCGTGTGGAGCCAGTCGGCGAACCGGTTCCAGGCGTCGTGCATGAACTCCTGACTGCCGACGTGCACGTCGCTAATCAGGGCCGCCTGGACGTGGCGATCCGCCGTCGACGGCTCGTGCGTCCGGGGGATATCCGGGAAGTACATCGAGTCGACGAACGCGATTCCCGAGTCGTCGGCGAGGGTTCCCTCCATGGCCAACACCTCGTCGCAGAGCAGTTCTTCGACCAGATCGGCGTACTCCCGGTCTTTCATCACCAGCCACGGGAAGGTCCCGGTGGCGTCCTCGAGTTCGATCAACCAGTGGCCGCTCGCCGTCGACCGGATGTCGTTGACCAGCCCGACCATCGCCACCTCGCCGCCGCCCGGCATCTTCTGGATCGCTGTCGCCGGTCGGTGATTGATCCGGCTTCGCAGTTTTGCCCCTAATCGCTCGAGTCGATCCCGAAAGACGGCGACGAAATCGCTGTACTCGCCCGTCCCCGTACTCTGGCCGGTCATATCCCCATCGATCTCGAGCGATCGCAACGCGGGATCGACCGATCTCTCGGCGTCTGTAGACCCCTTCGTTTCAACTGGAGAATACCCTCCTATGGCGGTTGGATCCGAGACGGTGGCTCCAGTTGAAGCGGAGGGGTCTTCGCCGTCGGGTTCGGAACCGCCCGCTCCCGGTTTCGAGGTCGGGTCGGACGCCGAAAGCGTCGTTCGAACGTGATCGGATCGAACGACCAGCGCATCCTCGGGAAGGGTCTCGATAACGCGCTCGAGGGCGGCCTGCGGATCGTCGGCCGACGCGAGGTGGG
It includes:
- a CDS encoding DNA-directed DNA polymerase II small subunit, with protein sequence MPLEASARIVSELTSRGYNAEREAVTHLASADDPQAALERVIETLPEDALVVRSDHVRTTLSASDPTSKPGAGGSEPDGEDPSASTGATVSDPTAIGGYSPVETKGSTDAERSVDPALRSLEIDGDMTGQSTGTGEYSDFVAVFRDRLERLGAKLRSRINHRPATAIQKMPGGGEVAMVGLVNDIRSTASGHWLIELEDATGTFPWLVMKDREYADLVEELLCDEVLAMEGTLADDSGIAFVDSMYFPDIPRTHEPSTADRHVQAALISDVHVGSQEFMHDAWNRFADWLHTEQAQHVEYLLIAGDMVEGVGIYPDQDEELDIVDIYDQYEAFNEYLKRVPGDIEIVMIPGNHDAVRLAEPQPGFDEELRGIMSAHDPRIVSNPSTVTLEGVSILMYHGVSLDEVIAELPEEKASYEEPHKAMYHLLKKRHVAPQFGGHTRLAPEEQDYLIMEDVPDIFHTGHVHKLGFGKYHNVLAINSGCWQSQTDFQKSVNIDPDAGYAPIVDLDTLDVTVQKFS